DNA sequence from the Sinomonas terrae genome:
TCTCGCACGTGAGCTTCGAGAGCAGCCGCTCCAGCAGGGCCAGCCCGCGCCCGGTCTCGGCCTCATCCCCCGGAAGGCCCCGGCTGCGCCCTCCAGGACCGAAAGGCCACGCGTTCAGCTCCGCGACGCGGGCGGCCAGCCGGCCGGGGCCGATCTCGACCCGGAACTCGAGCACTACCGGGACGCTGGGGTCGAGGGGCCGGGCATGCCGGATCGAGTTGGCGACAACTTCGACGACGGCGAGCTCGAACGCGGACTGCTCCGCCAGCCCGACGTACGGCGCAGAAGCCCAGATCCTGGCCAGCTCCTCCTGCACCCGTTCGACGAACCCCGGCTCCGCCGCTCCTCGCGCCGCGCCCCGCACACTGAGCTCGCTCAATGCCAGACACCCCTCCGCCCTGCCGATAGCCCCGCCGCCCCGATCCCCGAACGGCGCGCTGCCGGGAGCAACGCACGCTCAGCCAGAAGAGCCTTCCCCAGAAGGAAGGAACTCCAATCGGAGGGCTCCCGGCGAGCGGCGCCGCCGCCGCTGCCCCGATGCCTCCCCCGGGATTCTTCCCAGAATCCGAGACCACCCATGTAACCTGCATAGGGAAAACTGTCAATCGATATGACAACTTTGGACGGCGGGGCGTATGCGGCAGCCACGGACGCAGGAGCGGGAGTGGACCCGAGGGCTGCACGTCTTCTACTACCAGCTCTCCCCCAGGAAGAGGATGGCGCTCGGCCAGGTGCCTCTGGCCGCCTCGATCGCGCTGGTGGTCCCGGTGGCGGCCCTGTCGCACCCGGGCATGGCCGCCGATCCGCTGTTCCGCCTCGGGGTGCTGCTGCAGGCCTGCCTGCTCGCCCTCGCAGCCGCCCTGCCGTGGGAGCGCCTGCCTCCGGGCCTGGCCCTGGCCATCCCGCTGCTGGACTTCGTGCCCATCGGGCTGGTGCGGGTGGCCGGCCTGGGGACCTCGATGCAGCTGGGGGTCCTGACGGCCATCCCGGTGGTCTGGCTGGCCTGGTCCGGCCTGCACCCCAGGTTCTGCCTGTCCATGACCTTCCTCGGTCCCCTGCTGACGGTATGGATCCCCCTGGCCGCGGCCGGGAACCATGAACCGGGTGCCTACGCCGACGTGCTGGTGCTGCCGGCCATGATGCTCGCCACCGGCGCCGTGGTGCACATGCTCGCCGTGAGCAGCGCCGACCAGCAGCGCTCCCTCCGGGAGGCACGTGATCGGCTCCAGCGCACCCTGGAGGGCTCCGCCCGGGAGAAGCGGCTGCTGGACGCAGTCCTGGAGACGGTCCCGGTCGGGGTCCAGGCGGTCGACGCGGCGGGGCGGACCTCGATGGCCAACCGCCAGCAGTACCTGAACAAGACCCTCGCCGGGCGCGTGCCCGGGGCCGATCAGGACTGGCCGGGCATCTTCGACGCCGCCGGGCACCCGCTGCCCCCCGAGCAGCAGCCCGTGATGCGGGCCGTGCGCGGAGAATCGTTCTCGGACTACATCATCCGCCTGGGCGAAGGGGCCGCGCAGCGGATGTTCTCCACCTCGGCCCGGCCCATCGGCGCCCCGGGGGCCGCGGACGGGGCGGTGCTGGCCTTCACCGACGTCACCGCGCTCATCCAGGCGATCGCCTCCAAGGACGACTTCCTGGCCAACGTCTCCCACGAGCTGCGCACCCCCCTGACCTCCGTCCTGGGCTACATCGACCTGCTCCGCAGCGCACCCGGCCTGCCCCAGAACGTCAGGGACGGGCTGACCGTCGTGCGCCGGAACGCCGAGCGTCTCCATCGCCTCGTCACCGACCTGCTCACCGCCGCCTCCGGGGGGATCGATGCCCGGCCCGCCCCCTGCGACCTGGCAGAGATCGTCCGGCTCGCCCTCGCCAGCGCCGCCCCCGCGGCCGAGGCCGCCGGCATCTCCCTGCACGACGCCACCATCGACAGGCCCCTGCCTGTGGTCGTGGACGCGGAGCGGGTCGCCCAGCTGCTGGACAACCTGATCTCCAACGCCATCAAGTACACCCTCCTCGGCGGAAGCGTCACCGTCCGGGCCGCAAGGACCCGGGGCGGGGCCGAGATCACCGTCTCGGACACCGGGATCGGCATGAGCGAGGAGGAGGCCGCGTCCGTGTTCGACAGGTTCTACCGGGCCGAGGCCGCCCGCGCCGCCCGCGTCCCCGGCGTCGGGCTCGGGCTCGCCATCGCCAAGGCCATCGTCGAGGCCCACCGCGGCAGCATCGAGTGCGTCAGCCGGCTCGCCGCCGGGACCACCTTCACCGTCTTCCTCCCCGACCCCGCCCCAGAGGCCGGGCAGCGGAGAAACGAGGAAGCCTTCGCCCCCGCCGGGCAGGCAGCAGAGCGCGAGGAGGATCATCATGGATGAGAATGTCCGGGCCCTGGTCATCGAGGACGACGACGACGTGCGCGGCCTGATCACCGCCGTCCTCGCCGGGGCCGGGATGCAGGTCCGCGCCGTCGCCAACGGGCACGCCGGCATCGCCGCCATGCCCGAGCACCAGCCTGATCTGGTGGTCCTGGACTACGGGCTGCCCCGCATGGACGGCGCAGAAGTCGCCCGCCGGATCCGCGCCGCCAGCGCCGAGGTCCCCATCCTGCTCCTGACCGCCAGGGAAGACCTCGTCCAGGACCTCCCGGAGGGGGTCACCGACGCCCTGGCCAAGCCCTTCACCGTCGCCGACCTCCAGCGCCGCGCCAAGGCGCTCCTGCACCCCTAGAATGCCCGCGTTCCGGCCGCGGCGCCCATCAATGCCCGGCGTCCTGGGGCCAGGCCTCCCCGAGCGCCTCCACCGTCCGAACACCGCACTCGGCGATCACGGCGCACATCTCCGCCAGGTCGCCCCCGCCGGCGCGCAGGGCCGACTCCAGGCGTGCCGCCTCCCAGGCCAGCCGCGGCGCCCCCACCATCATCGAGGAGACCTTCAGGCTCAGCACCGCATCCACGGCCTCGTCCGTCCCCCCGGCCGCCACCGCCCCAACAAGCCGGTCCCGGCGCCGCCCCCACAGCCGCGCGAAGTCGAGGGCGAAGCGGCGCGCGGAGCCGGGGAGCTCCGCGTCGAGCTCGGCCAGCACAGAAGGATCCACAAGGG
Encoded proteins:
- a CDS encoding response regulator transcription factor; protein product: MDENVRALVIEDDDDVRGLITAVLAGAGMQVRAVANGHAGIAAMPEHQPDLVVLDYGLPRMDGAEVARRIRAASAEVPILLLTAREDLVQDLPEGVTDALAKPFTVADLQRRAKALLHP
- a CDS encoding sensor histidine kinase, yielding MRQPRTQEREWTRGLHVFYYQLSPRKRMALGQVPLAASIALVVPVAALSHPGMAADPLFRLGVLLQACLLALAAALPWERLPPGLALAIPLLDFVPIGLVRVAGLGTSMQLGVLTAIPVVWLAWSGLHPRFCLSMTFLGPLLTVWIPLAAAGNHEPGAYADVLVLPAMMLATGAVVHMLAVSSADQQRSLREARDRLQRTLEGSAREKRLLDAVLETVPVGVQAVDAAGRTSMANRQQYLNKTLAGRVPGADQDWPGIFDAAGHPLPPEQQPVMRAVRGESFSDYIIRLGEGAAQRMFSTSARPIGAPGAADGAVLAFTDVTALIQAIASKDDFLANVSHELRTPLTSVLGYIDLLRSAPGLPQNVRDGLTVVRRNAERLHRLVTDLLTAASGGIDARPAPCDLAEIVRLALASAAPAAEAAGISLHDATIDRPLPVVVDAERVAQLLDNLISNAIKYTLLGGSVTVRAARTRGGAEITVSDTGIGMSEEEAASVFDRFYRAEAARAARVPGVGLGLAIAKAIVEAHRGSIECVSRLAAGTTFTVFLPDPAPEAGQRRNEEAFAPAGQAAEREEDHHG
- a CDS encoding Hpt domain-containing protein; this encodes MEAPLRAAGAHSGTRALPLVDPSVLAELDAELPGSARRFALDFARLWGRRRDRLVGAVAAGGTDEAVDAVLSLKVSSMMVGAPRLAWEAARLESALRAGGGDLAEMCAVIAECGVRTVEALGEAWPQDAGH
- a CDS encoding ATP-binding protein — encoded protein: MSELSVRGAARGAAEPGFVERVQEELARIWASAPYVGLAEQSAFELAVVEVVANSIRHARPLDPSVPVVLEFRVEIGPGRLAARVAELNAWPFGPGGRSRGLPGDEAETGRGLALLERLLSKLTCETTSSGNLWILELERPGPERAQARPR